The following nucleotide sequence is from Dehalococcoidia bacterium.
TTGGCTGTTCTCATGGAGGATTCTCCCCCTCAATCTGAATCTGAGTTGATTCTACCAGATACGTGGGGGTGAAGGCATTACAAAATCAGTCAAAGTCGAGGCTGAAATCAAAACTAAACAGCCTCCAATAGGAAAGGAGAAAAAAGCAAAATGAAAAGGAAATACTGGTTAGTATTGTTTCTGATTGTTGTAGTGCTGACTCCGATTCTTGCTTATGCAGAGGGTAGCGATGTCAGCACAGTAGATAGCGATATCCAATATGCTATGGATGCCAGCCGTGCCCATATGGCTGCAATTGCAATAGAAAAGGGTGACAGTGCTTTTGCAGCTTGGCAGTCAGCCGAATTGGTGTCTCCCCAACCCTACTATGATCTGAAAGGCAATCTGATTGCTTACATGTTTGCCATAAGCAAAGATGGTGTGGTTGTTGGCCACGTTCTGGCTGGAAGCGCGCTCTACAATTACACTATTCTAGAATCGGGCACAGGTGCTCCATATGCTTTACCGAGTGCTGATGAGTTCATGGTCATGATGGAGCGGGACTTGAAAGTCTCAGCAAAGGTTGTAGAACTTCCAAAGCCCGAAAGGCTGGTCTATCTGGGATACACCCTACCCTTTGCGATAATCGAATTTACTGGAGAATCAGTTGGGATCAATCTTGATTTGGGGTACGCGGTCCGAACTAAAGACATGCAATCAAAAATGATGCCTTTTGATGAATACCCAACTACCAAAGGCGCGGATGGTCTGACGTTAAGTCAGAACTACCTGAATGGTTTTCCATGGAAAAATCAGATCGATTGTTCATGGAATCCCATGCAGAATAACGATATATGCCCCGTTCCTTCATGTGGTAAGAACGTCCAAAATGATTGCGGTCCGGCCACCGGCGTTATGATTGCCGCATGGTATTACCTGAAAGGGTACACCAACTTCGCGGAGGCCAATGCCAACTGGCCCGGATTGCATGTGGCCCATCATGCCCTCTATAATGAAATGGGTACCGGATCAATGGGTACGACCCAATGGAATTTCATGGGTGGTTGGGAGGATTACGCTCAAAGCAAGGGGTATAACAATTTTGACTTTCCTTGGGCGAGCCCCATAGATCCGATAACGCAGTGGCTATACATAAAGTCTGCCATAGATGTGCAAGATGGGGTGGGAGTCCTATTTAGATATGATAGCCCCTATGCGCAAAGCTGGCACTACTGTGCGATAACAGGGTACCAACACCATCCTACTGAACTTTCGCAGAGATGGATGCAGGTTCACAATCCGAACTCCAATTATTCGATTCCTGCTTATCCCAACCCGCCGTATAGCCGCATTGACTTTGTCAATTGGTGGGCTAACGCTCCTATGATGTGGGTATTCTGGTTTCAAGAGTAATGCTCTTGATAACTGCATTGTGACATGGTTGTAGAGTGAGAGTTCCCGCCCGCAGGCGGGAACTCTCACTCCGGCTTGCTGTCAGCATGATACAGATGCTTTGACGTAAAGATTTGTTATGAGCATTTCAAATTGGGAGAAGCGACAGTGAATACGAGAGGGATGTCTTTGACTGTCTCGGCGGTACTATTGCTCCTTTTGTTAGTGATTCTCAGCGGTTGCGAGGATGGGAATGATGGTAACCCTCCGGTGCATGTGCCCTTCAAATATGACGGTCAGACAGGCGCTGGAGGTGACGGATCCAGTTGGCAAAAGGTATTCAGCGGTCCCAAAGGGCAGAAGGCTAAGACGGTGCGACAGACTCACGACGGTGGGTATGTCATTGCAGGATCGACCGTCTCCGATATCGGCGCAGAGGATGGTGTCTGCCTGTTGAAGACGGATGCTGCGGGCAACGAGGAATGGAGCAATACTTTTGAAGGCTTAGAATATGGCGCTGCATTATCGGTCGGGCAGACTGCGGACGGCGGTTATGTTCTGGGGGGAACCATTGCGAACGTAAGGCCCGCTATCTATCTCATCAAGACAGATTCAGAAGGTCGCAAGGAGTGGAGCAAGGTATTTGGTGGCTCCAGCGCGACACGGGATGCTGGATGGGGTGGTGATGAGTCGCTGCAGCAAACCTCCGACGGAGGCTACATTATTGCGGGTTTTACAGGGAATCAATGGGGGGCTGATGTCTATGTCATCAAGACCGATTCGAGCGGCAATGTGCAGTGGGATAGAACATACTCCAATGACGGCATTAGTTTTGGCATCTCGGTACAGGCCAAAAGCGATGACGGCTATACCGTCATCGGAAGGACGAGTCACAGTACGCTGGGAGCCCCTGAAGGCGAACTGAGGGGTGACTGGGATGATATCACTGTGATCGAAATCGACAGCAGAGGTATCCAAACGGATAAGATGACATTCGGCGCCGACAACGGGGACGTAGTCTCTGTCAGGCGGACATCAGACGGCGGGCATATCGTTATCAGAGACACTAATTCTGAGGGGATGGGCGATAATGATATTCGGGTTGTGAAAGTGAATCGGGAAGGCACAGGAGAATGGAGCAAGAAGTTTGGCGGCTCGGATAATGACTACGGATTTTCAGTGGAACAGACCTCGGATAATGGCTATGTTATTGCGGGAGCAACCGTATCGTATGGCGCGGTCATGTGTGATGCTTATCTTATTAAGTTGACTGCTGAAGGTAACGAGGAGTGGAGCAGAACTTTCGGCGGCTCATATATAAATGGGGTAATGTCAGTCCACCAAACTGCAGATGGAGGCTACATCGTCGCAGGAGACACGAACTCCAATTCCTCCGGAGGACAGTTCAGCATTTATCTGATCAAGGTTGATTTGAGAGGCAACTAACGCTGTGTTCAGAACAAAATATCCAGATTCGCGGATATTCGTTCTGAACCGCGAGCGATACAGAAAATGTATTGTTTTGGCAGTTAGATTATGGAGACTACCGTCCACGTTGATATCATGAGCTGAAAGCTGGTGGTTTACTGATTCAACCTGTCGCCGACTCTTTTTCCTTCTCCCCCAACTCCTCTACGCTCCCCTCCCAATCGCACTTCTGGCACTTGGCTGGCCTGCCTTGCTTGTTGCATGAGAGACTATGGCCTATCATTACCAGGGCCTTTTAGCCTATGGCGAATTCTCTGATGTGTGGTATAAATAGTCATGGCTAAACATCAATTGCCCACAGTGGCGATTACAGGCCCTAACCCCCTATTTAGAAGGGGGATATGTGAAGCTCTCAGTGAGTTCTCTGGGAGACTTGAAGTGGTATGGGAGGCTGAAGAGTACGAAAGTATTCTTCAGGAGCTTGAGAGATTGGCCCCGGACCTTCTCATCTTGAGTTTACCGGAATGTGGCATAGAGCTAATCTCTTTGCTGGAGACGTTGTCCCAACGCTTCCCCGGCACCCGCAAGCTCCTGGTTGCCCCCGAGCCCGGTGTTCCGGGTACACTCCCTCAACTGTTCAGAGCCGGGCTTAGAAGTTACGTGGTGGATGAGGATGTTTCCTCTATATATCATGCGGCCATTGCTGTGATCGAGGGCGGCTACTGGCTGAGCCAGTGCATCGCCGATAAGATGCTTCAGGAAGTGGCCTTCACCCAGCCTGTTGCCTTGGCTCCCGGCGGATTTACTCCCAGAGAGCAAAAAATCTTCTGTCTGATGGGCAGGGGATTGTCTAATACAGAGATTGCCCAATCGTTGGGCATCAGCGAGCGGACTGTTCGTTTCCACTTGCGGCACATTCTGGATAAACTGGGCGTTGCCACCCGCACCGAAGCCATCATCCGGGCCCTCTTTGACCGGAGAGACTAACAAACTGATCTCTCACCTTTTTCTTGTCCCGGTATCCCCAGACATAACCTGCCAATACCGGCAGTATCACTTGCCAAAACTGGTAGGGGAACCTGCCAAAAATGACAGTATACAACAGGTCTCTGGTGTGGTAGGCTAAGTGCAAATGGGCCCATTTGAACGAAGAATAGAGGTAATGGATTAAATCTGGAAAGCAGAAGGGAAAGAAGAAGACATTGTACCCAAAATAGAAAGAGGAATGGAGGCTAAAATGCTAAGGTCTATGGTGATTTTGGTTTTGTGTTTGGTTCTGGTGACTATTCCCGCTGGTAGCGCCTTTGCTCAGCCACCAAGCGAATCCAACGATATCACAGTATTCAAAATCCCCCAGCTCACTGATGAAGAGAAAGAGCGCCTTATAAAGATTGTCTTTTCAGACAAAGATGTGGCAGATATCATTGGAAACAGATCATATGAAACGATCAATACCGGAGTCTGGATTCACAGTACAAACCTTGAAAAGATTGGCGGATACATCGACATAGCTTTTAGCGAGCCAGTCGTTCAGGAAAGAGAATGGCCCATCGCCGAGTACAGGGATGACGAAGAACGCGAATATAGAGGAGAAGCATATACAGCTAGCGAACTGGCAACGTTTGCCAAAGGCGAATACCTTCAATATCGCAAATGGGAAAAAGACGAGTTCAGGCAACTCCATATTCTGGTCGATTTCAATAAAAGTAAAGGAACAGTTG
It contains:
- a CDS encoding response regulator transcription factor, encoding MVWEAEEYESILQELERLAPDLLILSLPECGIELISLLETLSQRFPGTRKLLVAPEPGVPGTLPQLFRAGLRSYVVDEDVSSIYHAAIAVIEGGYWLSQCIADKMLQEVAFTQPVALAPGGFTPREQKIFCLMGRGLSNTEIAQSLGISERTVRFHLRHILDKLGVATRTEAIIRALFDRRD